Proteins from a single region of Desulfolutivibrio sulfoxidireducens:
- a CDS encoding DMT family transporter: MFKDPILMGSIYAFLTTMLWSGNYVVARLAVGKIPPITLGALRWSVALLLLCCFALPRLKREWPIAKRFMIPILVAGLTAVTLFNPLCYLAAASTSALNLSLISVTTPIFIVMISAMLGERQTANTWIGSIIALIGSIYLVAEGQLGRLIGMQFAVGDVLMLAAAIGFAVYSMVLRKIPDGLSQSSILTLMVFFGLIMLVPFLGWEWSKPEVHIEFSGLVIFSVIYTGVGNSLIAWWLWNLSLEKAGPTRAGMIYYSMPLLSGIFGYFFLGEAIGLVQLISGLMIVGGIIWSSRPEKKPLAAAEAN, encoded by the coding sequence ATGTTCAAGGATCCAATTCTCATGGGGAGCATTTATGCCTTTCTGACCACCATGCTCTGGTCCGGGAACTACGTTGTGGCGCGGCTGGCTGTGGGGAAAATTCCGCCCATAACCCTTGGCGCGCTTCGGTGGAGCGTTGCCTTGCTGCTTTTGTGCTGTTTCGCGTTGCCAAGGCTGAAGCGCGAATGGCCCATCGCCAAAAGATTCATGATCCCGATCCTGGTGGCCGGCCTCACTGCGGTCACCCTGTTCAACCCGCTGTGCTACCTTGCCGCGGCCAGCACGTCGGCGCTTAACCTGTCGCTTATTTCCGTCACCACACCCATTTTCATCGTCATGATCTCGGCCATGCTCGGCGAAAGACAGACCGCGAATACCTGGATCGGAAGCATCATCGCCCTGATCGGATCCATCTACCTGGTGGCCGAGGGCCAGTTGGGCCGCCTCATCGGCATGCAGTTCGCGGTGGGCGACGTCCTCATGTTGGCCGCCGCCATCGGCTTCGCCGTCTACAGCATGGTGTTGCGCAAGATCCCCGACGGGCTGTCGCAAAGCAGTATCCTGACCCTGATGGTGTTTTTCGGGCTGATCATGCTCGTTCCCTTCCTGGGCTGGGAATGGTCCAAGCCCGAGGTCCACATCGAGTTCAGCGGCCTGGTGATCTTCAGTGTCATCTACACCGGCGTGGGCAACTCGCTTATCGCCTGGTGGCTGTGGAATCTCTCCCTGGAAAAGGCAGGCCCCACCCGGGCGGGCATGATCTACTACAGCATGCCCCTGCTCAGTGGAATTTTTGGATATTTCTTCCTCGGCGAGGCCATCGGCCTGGTGCAACTCATAAGCGGCCTGATGATCGTGGGCGGCATCATCTGGTCCAGCCGCCCGGAGAAGAAGCCCCTCGCGGCCGCCGAGGCCAACTAG
- a CDS encoding (2Fe-2S)-binding protein has product MENDKPTFRIIRLTVNGETRVLHVQPHWTLSRVLRRELGLTGAKEACGEGACGACTVLIDNVATPSCMILAVEQEGKSITTIEGLSKDGVLHPIQEAWLEEYGAQCGFCSPGMILSALGLLYKTPDPDEERIKEALGGNLCICSNYEHIIAAVKSAARKMAKEVRHG; this is encoded by the coding sequence ATGGAAAATGACAAGCCAACGTTTCGAATCATCCGCCTGACCGTAAACGGGGAGACGCGCGTGCTCCATGTACAGCCTCACTGGACCCTCTCCAGGGTCCTGCGTCGGGAACTCGGCCTGACCGGGGCCAAGGAGGCCTGCGGCGAGGGCGCATGCGGCGCCTGCACTGTGTTGATCGACAACGTCGCCACCCCCTCGTGCATGATCCTGGCCGTGGAGCAGGAGGGCAAAAGCATCACCACCATCGAAGGGCTGTCCAAGGACGGCGTCCTGCACCCCATCCAGGAGGCCTGGCTTGAGGAATACGGCGCCCAATGCGGCTTCTGCTCCCCTGGTATGATTCTGTCCGCCCTGGGCCTGCTGTACAAGACGCCCGACCCCGACGAGGAGCGGATCAAGGAGGCCCTGGGCGGAAACCTCTGTATCTGCAGCAACTACGAGCACATCATCGCCGCCGTGAAAAGCGCGGCCAGGAAGATGGCGAAGGAGGTCCGCCATGGCTGA
- a CDS encoding xanthine dehydrogenase family protein molybdopterin-binding subunit — protein sequence MADTTTVGRSVRQKDGRPRVTGAARYYADVSFKDLLHVRILRSPYPAAGIVGMDVKRAEALPGVRLVMTHRNFPRIFRTALHYVGDLVAAVVADDEEIAEEALELIAVEYVAKPFVLDLAEAIAPGAPQAFEGEENCHDWEFHAFLSDRDPETRLFKTKTPSDYNGFGDIEKGFAEAEVIVEQKGFRYAFCKSPAMEPRGCTAHFDGVKVQMYTHSQGLHDEKYCLAQALGIGSDKVNLVSPFTGSSFGGKNADVLNPNMPSHYLAIAGMASLALHRPVHCGYSREEEMLCGWSRGTITDVKIGFTKKGVLTAMDFSHWQEVGASGDKYPPKNAMLATGAVLYSRNCEHLRGKIRYVYTNRFASVGWQGYGAPEGIFAVETTMDMAAEKLGIDPLELRRMNCMRTGDIDAGWDPLTYKSAYISSSGIEECLDVGARHLDWKNAWRHPSQKTGRVRHGLGVAIFAMGAGRPGPGNSSEAMVKIFPDGTAALVCAVADIGQGQHTVQCQIVAEVLGIPYAKVGLVCHDTDSTPFATLVSNSCGTWIQGWATFEAAMDAKRQLLRLAADKLEAGPEELEVWEGGVRLIAAPGTGVTFKEAFGPIGHYGGRHEIVGYYVNDSPHPNCLREGRKDELYIPKEKGAQFISLDVDTETGMVNNVRVIMVQNVGRALHPKIVEGQLLTARHGVEHAVLGDECIADPRHGWLLNPNFIDYKHATIMDCVVEPFVLEIPGDRSHPFGATACGEGAACPTLAAFSNAIYNATGVRLVETPFTPARILAGLGKIPAKGRKNA from the coding sequence ATGGCTGACACCACGACGGTCGGAAGGTCCGTGCGCCAAAAGGACGGCCGGCCCCGGGTCACGGGGGCGGCCAGGTACTACGCGGACGTTTCCTTCAAGGACCTGCTGCACGTCCGTATCCTGCGTAGTCCGTATCCCGCGGCCGGGATTGTCGGCATGGACGTCAAAAGGGCCGAGGCCCTCCCGGGTGTTCGACTGGTCATGACCCACAGGAATTTCCCCAGGATATTCCGCACCGCGCTGCACTACGTGGGCGACCTGGTCGCCGCCGTGGTGGCGGACGATGAGGAGATCGCCGAGGAGGCCCTGGAGCTGATTGCCGTGGAATATGTCGCAAAGCCCTTCGTGCTGGATCTTGCGGAGGCCATCGCGCCGGGCGCGCCCCAGGCCTTCGAGGGCGAGGAGAACTGCCATGACTGGGAATTCCATGCGTTTTTAAGCGACCGGGATCCGGAGACGCGGCTTTTTAAGACCAAGACCCCCTCCGACTACAACGGGTTCGGGGACATTGAAAAAGGCTTTGCCGAGGCCGAGGTCATCGTGGAGCAGAAGGGCTTCCGTTATGCCTTTTGCAAGTCGCCGGCCATGGAGCCCCGGGGCTGCACCGCCCATTTCGACGGGGTCAAAGTGCAGATGTACACCCATTCCCAGGGCCTGCACGACGAGAAGTACTGCCTGGCCCAGGCCCTGGGCATCGGCTCGGACAAGGTCAACCTGGTGTCGCCCTTCACCGGGTCCAGTTTCGGCGGGAAAAACGCCGACGTGCTCAACCCCAACATGCCGTCCCACTACCTGGCCATCGCCGGCATGGCCAGCCTGGCCCTGCACAGGCCCGTGCACTGCGGCTATTCCCGCGAGGAGGAGATGCTGTGCGGCTGGTCGCGCGGCACCATCACCGACGTGAAAATCGGGTTCACCAAAAAAGGCGTTCTGACCGCCATGGATTTCTCCCACTGGCAGGAGGTCGGCGCCAGCGGCGACAAGTACCCTCCGAAAAACGCCATGCTGGCCACGGGCGCGGTGCTGTATTCCCGCAACTGCGAGCACCTGCGCGGCAAGATCCGCTACGTGTACACCAATCGGTTCGCCTCGGTGGGCTGGCAGGGCTACGGCGCGCCCGAGGGCATCTTCGCGGTGGAGACCACCATGGACATGGCCGCGGAGAAACTCGGCATCGACCCCCTGGAACTGCGCCGGATGAACTGCATGCGCACCGGCGACATCGACGCGGGCTGGGATCCCCTGACCTACAAATCCGCCTACATCTCGTCCTCGGGCATCGAGGAATGCCTGGACGTGGGGGCAAGGCATCTGGACTGGAAAAACGCCTGGCGGCATCCCAGCCAAAAGACCGGACGCGTCCGCCACGGCCTGGGCGTGGCCATCTTCGCCATGGGCGCCGGACGCCCCGGCCCCGGCAACTCCAGCGAGGCCATGGTCAAGATCTTCCCCGACGGCACGGCCGCCCTGGTCTGCGCCGTGGCCGACATCGGCCAGGGGCAGCACACCGTGCAATGCCAGATCGTGGCCGAGGTGCTGGGCATCCCCTACGCCAAGGTCGGACTGGTCTGTCATGACACGGACTCCACGCCGTTTGCCACCCTGGTGTCCAACAGTTGCGGGACCTGGATCCAGGGCTGGGCCACCTTTGAGGCGGCCATGGACGCCAAACGGCAACTCCTGCGTCTGGCGGCGGACAAGCTGGAGGCAGGGCCCGAGGAACTGGAAGTGTGGGAGGGGGGGGTCCGTCTCATCGCCGCGCCCGGCACGGGCGTCACCTTCAAGGAGGCCTTCGGCCCCATCGGACACTACGGCGGGCGGCACGAGATCGTCGGCTACTACGTCAACGACTCCCCCCATCCCAACTGCCTGCGGGAAGGCCGAAAGGACGAGCTCTACATCCCCAAGGAGAAGGGCGCGCAGTTCATCTCCCTGGACGTGGACACCGAGACCGGCATGGTCAATAACGTCCGGGTGATCATGGTCCAGAACGTGGGCCGGGCGCTGCATCCCAAGATCGTGGAGGGCCAACTCCTGACCGCCCGCCACGGGGTGGAGCACGCGGTGCTGGGCGACGAATGCATCGCGGACCCGCGCCACGGCTGGCTCCTCAATCCCAACTTCATCGACTACAAGCACGCCACGATCATGGATTGCGTCGTGGAGCCGTTCGTCCTCGAAATCCCCGGGGACCGATCGCATCCGTTCGGGGCCACCGCCTGCGGCGAGGGCGCCGCCTGTCCGACCCTGGCCGCCTTCTCCAACGCCATCTACAACGCCACCGGCGTCCGGCTCGTCGAGACGCCGTTCACCCCGGCCAGAATCCTGGCCGGTCTGGGCAAGATCCCGGCCAAAGGGAGAAAAAACGCATGA